The sequence below is a genomic window from Arthrobacter sp. U41.
GGTTCCCGGGGCGGAGCCGGTCAGCGCCTCGCGTGACTCACGAAGTTTCTTCAAGGGCAGGTGCAGGGCAAAGCGCTTGACGGCGGGGAACGCCTCGAGGAGGTTGACGGAGACCACCTGGTCGATCTCGATGTCGGACGGGAACTCCCGGATGGCCGCCGCGGCCTTGTCCCAGGTGATCACGACGCGGGCCTGGTGGTCCTCGAACTGGTGGCGGAGTTCCCGGGAGGTGTACAGCGGGTTGTGCTCGACGACGACGGCGCCGAGGCGCAGGACCGCGTAGAAAGCAACGACATGCTGCGGGCAGTTCGGCAGGATCAGGGCCACCCGGTCGCCGGCGCGGACACCCAGCCGGCGCAGGCCCTCGGCCGCCCGGTCGACCTGTTCGCCGAGCTCGGTGTAGCTGGTGCGCCGGCCGAAGAACTCCAGCGCGGGGGCGCTCCCGGCCTCGGCCACGGAGCGCTCCAGCATCGCGACCAGCGACTCGGTGGGCAGTTCGATTTCAGCCGGGACGCCCGGCTGGTAGTTCTTTACCCAGGGCTGCTGGTCGGTGTTCTCCATGGTCACATCTTGCCGTGAACCGCGTGCCTGCAGCGAATTTTCGGCCCTGCTGCGGTCCGCTCTAGTCCGGGCCAGTCCTGCCCGGACTAGTTCGGCCCGGACTGGTTCGGCTCCGCCGTCACGACGTGCCGCCACAGCCAAAAATCGCGGTCGTCCAGGATGGCGGTCCGAAGCCGGGCTGAGTCCGGCGCCGGAACGCCCTCGGACGCGAGGCGGTAGGCCAGCGTGGAGGCAGAGCGCGCCCAGGTCGCGATGACCAACAACGGGAGCAACGCCGGGTCGACATTCCTGAACTTCAGATGCTCGCGCAGTGGCGGCAGCGCCCACCCGCCGGGTCCGAAAGCTTTGTCGAACGCCGCAAGCTGCGCGACCCGGGAAAATGCCATATCGGAGGATTCACTGAGGTATTGAAGGTAGAAGATGAGGTCGTGGCCAGGCAGGCCGAACAGTGACGACCGTTCCCAGTCCATGACTTGAAGCCGGCCACCGGCCTGCACCAGGAGATTGGGGTGGCTCAAGTCCCCGTGTTCAAACACGGCGGGCAGCGTGCTGTTACGCAGTGGCCGCAGCAGCTCGTGGGTGCGGTCGACGAGTGCGGAGACTTCAGCGTCGCCTGGCAGCAGCGAGGCGAGGGCCTCCAGCGGGCGCTCGAGCGTCCGCTCGTACCAGTCCCGGTTGTCCGGGCCGGGCAAGGTGCAAGGCAGGGCAGCCACGAAGTCCACACCGAGTGCGACGGCCCCGGCCAGATCCTTCGCGACCCGGTACGGGCCCAGCGCAGCGCCGGTCAAGGCAGTCTCCACCAGGACGGTGTGCTCTCCCACGTCCAGGGTGGCCACAATGTGGGGGGTCCCTTCCATCCGCCCGTCGCTGAGGGCCGTGAGCTGCCGCAGCATCTCCGCCTCCCGCCGGACGCCTTCATTGTCGCCGGGGCACCGCGGGATCTTGACGACAAGGCTGGGACTGTGGGCGCCCACCGGGAAGATCAGTCCCACGACGTGCCGGGAGGTGGTGAACTGCGGCGTAATCATGACGGTGGACCACTCCGCGCCCGGCCCGTATGCCGCCAGACCCCACTCTTCGTAGTGCTCGTGAAGCACCGAGTCAATGAAGTTCATGGCTGATCTCCGGGTTCCGGAGCCTGTGAACCGGACCGCCCGGGCGCGGCCGGGGCCGGGGAGGATCCCGCCAGCTGCCCCCAGACAATCTCGGTGGCGACCCTCTGGATGAGCGGCTGGGGCTGGGCATCGTCGAGAACCCATGTCTTCGGGTGCCGCTTCGCCAGGTTCGGGCGGGCCTGAAGCGACCGGTCCCGGACCCCGGCCGGGTGCCCGCCGTTCCCCGCGGGCACGACCGGGCCAGGTGCGCCGAGCACGAGCAGCACGTGGGGTTCGGGCGCCAGCGCGGACGCCAGTGCGGTCTCAGTGCGGCCTCCGGCAGTGGTCGAGGGGGCCGGCGGCAAAGCATCGTAGGCCGGCCGGTCCACAACCACGACCCGGCCCCGAAGGTAATGGTATTTGGCGGCCAGCGCGCCCCGGAGCTGCCTGATCACCGTCTGGCCGCGTCGCCCGCCGGGAATCCGCGAGATCCAGCTGTCCCTCCGATCTTGCCCTTTCACGCCCAGGTACACGTAGCGGCTGGGAAGGGGAAAGGTCTCTCCGAGCCGGTGCAGCAGCAGCGTCTTGCCCGGGCCGGCCGGTCCCATCACACCAACGACAATCCCTCGGCTGAAGCGTCCGGGAAAGGTCGGGCCCAGCAGCCGGAGTATCCTGTTTCTCGCGGCGGTCACCCGGGTGCGCAGGGGTGCGTTCCGGGTCAGGGCTGATGCCATGCGCCCGGCGGGATCCCGGAAATCGTCAAAGCTGCCGGACCGGACGAGCTTCAGCAGCTCCGCCGCGGTTCCGTGTCCCACCTGGCGGTCGACGTAGGCCGCGATCGCGTCGTCGGTCGAGGCCAGCGCGCCGGCGACCCTGACGGTTTCCATCCGCCCTGGTGTGACGACTCCGCCTTTGTCCAGCATGATGTGGAGGAGGTGGAGCCATGCCTGCTCGGTTGTTGCGGGGAGCCAGAGCAGTCCGTTCCGGAGGCGCCGTTTGAGGCAACCCCCGGCCAGGGGGGTGTGCCACTGCTGGAACGGCCCGAAGGAGATCTCCGAGACGATGTCCAATTTGAGCCACAGGTCTTCCGTGGCGTCGTAGCTGAAATAGAACCGGTGGCTTCCGTGCCCGCGGGCCAGGACTCGATGGAAACCGACACCCGCCAGCAGCGCGTCCATGCGCTGGGACAGGCCGTCCCCGACGAGGATGTCCACATCCCCGTGTGGGCGGACCAGGTCATCCTCACCGCGCAACAGCACCCAGGGAAGACCCGATCCGTCAAGCGCGCGGAACGCCCTCGCGATCGCCGGGTGTATGTCTGGTTGCTCTCCGCTCCATTCCCCCGGGTCGGGCTGGCGGTTGCTAGGGACGTCCATCTGTTCCTCCCGCCGTGACACTGGAAATCATGCCTGACGAATCGTGCCGGTGTTTGGCGAGTGGGTGGGGGCTAGGGCGCGTAGGCATACTGCACGACCCAGTCGACCTCCAGGTGCCCGGAAGTCTCAGGCTTGGGAGAGGACCAGTCTGCCCCGTCCTTCGTCTCGGCCTGCAGCGTCAACCGCATGTTCGTGGTGGGAACTCCTTTGGGCATCGTCGTCTCACCGACGAGTTCCCCATCCCAGAACCACTTGACTTTTCCGGGGGTCCATTCCGTCGTGGCCACATGCCAATCTGTCGCGTCGGTCCGCGAGTAGTACCGGGTGGAGGGATCGAACCGGGCCGGGCCCTTCAGGGTGGAGTCCTTGATGGCTGAAACGCCGTACATCTTCCCGTCGAGTTCGCCCTCCGGCCAGTCAATTTCGCCCTCGATCCAGTCGTCGCTTGAGGGCCAGAGCATAAAGGCGATCTTGTAGCCCGGCAGGGTGTCTGACCGGAACCGGATGGAGTACCGGGCGTAGGTCTGACCGGCATAGCCGAAGGGGACGATGCTCGCCACCCGCGGAATCCCGCCCTTCGTGTGCAGGTGGTAGTCGAGTTTTCCGTCTTTCACGGAGAGCACGGAATCCGGCGTGTAGAGGCCCTCACCGGAGGTGTCCTCAAGGTCGTGGTAACCGCGCATGTCCGAGCCGTATACTTCACCCACTCGGCCCAGCCGGGCCGGCGTGGTGAAGTCCTGGGCGCCGGTTTGCTTCCAGCCCGGCAGGTCCCCCACGGGCATCTCCGTCGTGGTTGATTCCCGCGTAGAGATGAAGAGCAGGGCGCTCAGCAGCGCGACCGCGGCGAACATCGCAGCAACCCTGGCGAGCACCGCGCCGCCTTTCCCCAATCTAAAGGGTTTTTTTGATTTGGTAGATTCGGACGGCTCCATTGTCAAATACATGATCGGCCTTATCCCCTGCAGCTAGCTCCCGTTCAAGAGCGGGGAGCATGTTGGCATCGAACAGCTTGTCTTTGATCGCCTGCTCCAGCTGTGAGTCCGAGAAGACTACGAAGATGCGCTCAGGTTTCCAGTTGTTGTTCGCGTAGCGCTCCACGTCCTCAGGCAGCACGTTTCCGTTGGATCTCTGGAGGAACTTGGTCAGCGAGGTGACCCGGCCCCATTCCAGATAGCTGGGGTAGTTCGGCCCGATCAGGAGCGGGAAAAAGGCGTTGGTTTCAAAGATTACGTCCTTCTCGCCAACCCGCGCGTCCAGCCACTGCGCGGCCACCACGTCTTCCTTGGGTACCCGGAATTTCGCCTCCTGCTGGAAGTACACAATGGTGAACAGAACAGCCATGATCGTCAGCGAGGCGACGGTGCCCGTGACAGCATTCCGGGTTCGAACGGGCCCGGAACAAAACAGCCAGGCCGCCCCGATCGCAAGCCAGGGGAGGGCGAACATAAAGACCCGGAACTTCGCTTCCCCGCCATAGGACTGGCCCAGGAGCCAGAACATTGGTGCGACTGCCAGCCAGCCGACAATCAGTGTCTGCCTGACGTTGCCCCGGAGCAG
It includes:
- a CDS encoding aminoglycoside phosphotransferase family protein; its protein translation is MNFIDSVLHEHYEEWGLAAYGPGAEWSTVMITPQFTTSRHVVGLIFPVGAHSPSLVVKIPRCPGDNEGVRREAEMLRQLTALSDGRMEGTPHIVATLDVGEHTVLVETALTGAALGPYRVAKDLAGAVALGVDFVAALPCTLPGPDNRDWYERTLERPLEALASLLPGDAEVSALVDRTHELLRPLRNSTLPAVFEHGDLSHPNLLVQAGGRLQVMDWERSSLFGLPGHDLIFYLQYLSESSDMAFSRVAQLAAFDKAFGPGGWALPPLREHLKFRNVDPALLPLLVIATWARSASTLAYRLASEGVPAPDSARLRTAILDDRDFWLWRHVVTAEPNQSGPN
- a CDS encoding glycoside hydrolase family 16 protein yields the protein MLARVAAMFAAVALLSALLFISTRESTTTEMPVGDLPGWKQTGAQDFTTPARLGRVGEVYGSDMRGYHDLEDTSGEGLYTPDSVLSVKDGKLDYHLHTKGGIPRVASIVPFGYAGQTYARYSIRFRSDTLPGYKIAFMLWPSSDDWIEGEIDWPEGELDGKMYGVSAIKDSTLKGPARFDPSTRYYSRTDATDWHVATTEWTPGKVKWFWDGELVGETTMPKGVPTTNMRLTLQAETKDGADWSSPKPETSGHLEVDWVVQYAYAP